TCCTTTGTACTCATTAACGATCTGACGATAGTCAACAACACCCGCTTCCCATGTACCTTTAACCTTATTGGTTGCGGTACCGGTAAACGGATTGCCTGCAGTGTAACCATGTACTCCGGTCCAACCACGACCATACATTGCTGCACCTACCACCAGTTTTTTCGGATCGACACCCTGAGCCAGCATGGCTTTCAGGCCGTTATCCACGGTGTAATTTGTGTCAGGCTTCCAAGATGGTGCATAAAGCGCAGTCTGGTGACCCAGATCGTTCATGCTCCAACCACCATAGAAGTCATAGCTCATCATGAAAATGTGATCCATGTACTGTTGGGCAGTACCATAATCAACATTCGCAATCTTATCGCCACCCACACCAATCGCAGAGGTTAGTTCATAAGTACGACCTGTTTCAGCGCTCAGGCTACTCAACATCGCACGTAATTCACGCATCAACGCTGTATAGGTTGCTTTATCTTCTGGACTACCCAAGGCGGCATTTTCACCACCACCACCAGGGAATTCCCAGTCGATATCAACACCGTCAAAGAATTTCCAAGTTTTCAGGAAATCTTTAACCGATGCGACAAAACGGTCACGCTTAGTTTTATCACCGAACTTGAAGAATGGGTCAGAAAGCGTCCAGCCACCAATGGAAGGCAATACTTTCAGATTTGGATAGGCTTGTTTCAACGCCATTAACTGACCAAAGTTACCTTTGTAGGGGTCGTCCCAAGCAGTAACGCCGGTTTGTGGTTTTTGAATTGCAGCCCAAGGGTCATGAATGGCTACCTCAAAATCCTGACGACCAGCACAAGAACGCTTCAATGCTTCAAAGCTGTTACCACCTTCGATGGTTTTCAAGCTATCGTTGATGCCCTCACCGCCACAGATAGGAATAAACCCGTACAAAATATGGTTTAGGTTAGCAGCGGGAATTTTATCTACCGGGAATTCGCGGCCATAAACACCCCATTCAGCAAAGTAGGCACCGACGACTTTATCGGTATGTTTACTGAAGGCTTTATTTTTTTCTTTCAACGCTGGCGCTAATGGCAGCAGATGGCTACCGTCAGTATCAGCAACAATCACTAACTTGCTGTCACTTTTGGTACAACCACTGTCATTACAGATTTCAACTTGTTCCTGATAACGTCCGCCTTTTTTTACCGCAAACGTCGCTTTTCCTGTATTGCTTCCGGCAGAACCACTCCAGACTTCCTTACCGTCAAACAACACTTTAGCAGTTTTTCCAGTATCGCCACTCCAGATATTCCACGCGACCGTAACGGTAGCGCTATCGTGAACCTTGACCAAATCCTTGTAAGCAGCGGCGCTCTGATCGACTTCGACAATGGCAAACTTGTCATTACCACTATCTAATGACGGTTTGCCAGGGACAGCTGCCCATGCGGGAGCGGCCAGGGTGGCAATAAGCAATGCCAGAATATTGGGCTTCATTAATTTCATTTATGAATACCTTTATCAATAAAATAAATACCTTGCCTTATGCTGAAATAAAACCACAAAAAGCACTCATTAAACCTTGAAAAATTGTGAACAGTAGACTCCTCTTAATTTTAAAGACCTGAATTGACTCCTCTGAAATTAATTCAATACGAATTTTCTCATAATAAATAGTCAGATATACTCCCTTCATTATCATTACGAGACGTGATAACCATCAAAATACCTACCTTTCAATCACATGATAAATACAGCGTTACCTCGGAAAAATCCGAAGGAAAAGCAATGGCATATTCTGGTGAAAAAAAATTCAAACCTAAAAGCGTGTCAAAATACAAAAACCATAACACTCAACCTCCAGCTTAAATCTCATCAATCATCTAATACGTTAATTTACTAATACTCATTCATGACAAAAAATAGTTTTACCTTTCCTAAAACAATAGCAACGAATATCTATTTATTCCTGAAACTAAAAAAATAAAACCATTCTATTTATTAAGTTAAAGATATGTATGTGAATTATAAAATATAAATAGTATTGCTCCGGAAATACTTAAATAGGGACCAAAGGGGAATGGCATCTGTTTTCCTGCCCGCCACGTTTTCCAGCCACCGATGACCATGCCTAATAGTCCGGCAATCAGGCATAAAAAGGGTAACGCTTGCCATCCTAACCATGCCCCCAATGCCGCCAACAGCTTAAAATCACCATAACCCAGCCCCTCTTTTCCCGTCAGCCCCCAGAACAACCAGTAGAGCAACCACAAACACAGATAACCCGCAACTGCACCGTACACAGCATCCGCTAAATTAACCGCACCACCACAGGCATTGATCAGCAATCCCAGCCAAAGGAGCGGTTGTGTTAATGCATCCGGCAATAACATATGCCACCAATCAATCAGGCTAAGTGCCAGTAAAAAACTGACCAATATCCATGACGATAACAACCTCTCCGGTGACGGCATTAATATTGCCATCAGACAAAACAGCAACGCCGTCGCCACTTCTATCCATAATAATCGGGCGGGTATGGCAATTTTGCACTGACTGCAACGCCCGCGTAATGCTAACCAACTGACGATGGGAACATTCTCCCACCAGTGCAACACATGTAAGCATTGTGAACAATGAGAGCGAGGTAGGGCTAGGTTTAGCACCGGTTCCCCCTCTTGATGATTAAGCATCAAGGGTAAACGCTCTATCACCACGCCCAAAAAGCTCCCTACAATGGCACCTAACAAAGTACTTAGCAGGCATAACAGCCACAAATACTCTCCCCGCAGCAGAAAAAATAGCGGCTCTGCTGAACTCATCCTCTTGGCCCCCAAGCCAGCTTCAACTGAACCTTCACCCCTCCCACATTATCTGCCGGAGCCATGGTTATGGTTTCAATTCGAATACCTGAGGTGCTGTTTAACGTCGTCAGCCAACTTTTTAGCGAAGAAAAAGGTACATTATCAATGTTGATATCGGCATTGTTGGCAGCCACTTGTACCGGTGCCAATGTGATTTTTGCCTCAGCGGCGCTCTGTTCTATCGCCTGTTTAGGATCGTCGGCGATCAGTTGATAAGCGGGTAAATCACGCTCTTGTGCCTGCTCCTGCATCCAGCTAATGGTATCTTGGGAACGGGAGATAGACTGCCAGCCTTCCTGCACCGCGTTCTGTAAAGGGATCCACACGCCGTAAAACAGTAGCCCCCACAGCAGCGTGATGACACCCAAAACCATCAACACCCGTTCCCGCGGTGCTTTAGCATTAAAATAGGCGATTAGCTTCTCTTTCATTTTGCGACATCTCCCCCAATCAGAACGCCGGTATATGGCGGGTTTGTCGAGCCCGGCTGTAAAGTGAAACCAAAGATTGGCTGCGTTTGTGTAACAAACTCGGAGATCCGGTCTTTTTCCATTGAGCTGACATCCAACGTCAATGTTCCGCTTTTGCCATCATATTTCACCGTTCGAACTTCAATATCCGGATAAGCTTGCTTCATCATATCCAACTGACCTAATTGGGTAAAAAAGCCACTTTTTGCTTTATTAATACCCTTTTCAAAGTTGTATTTGAGATTGCTGGTCGGGACATTTCCGGGAAGATAGCGTTGATATACTTGCTGTGTTTCCTGAACCAGATCGTTCTGGCGGTTTTTAACGTTCCACAGCACGGCAAACTGAGGAAATAGACTCAGACAAAAAGCCAAAATCACAGAAAAGATCAGTGGTTTTTTCCAGCGCTTTAAGACCTCACTGCGGTTATCTGTCTGGCTAAACACACCGTGTAGTATATTTAACCGTTCCGCTCGCCAACGCTCCTGAATTAACAGTAACGGATGCTGCCACGGATTGGCTTCATCAGTGGCCATGCCTTCCGGTAAATCACCGTAGCTGCGCCTTGTGCCTTGCGGTAAGCGAGCCAGCAAATCAGATAGCAGAGGCGTTTCCACCACGCAGGCACCTGTGTCATAGCGCACCCACCACTGATCCTCTAGGGAAACAACCGTATGCCCTTCAGGGTTCTCCGGCAGCAACAAAGCATCCGGTAATGCCTGAATGACTTTAAGCCCGGCATTACCACAAGCATCCAACCACTCCTGCAATTTGGCACTGCGTACCGCAACGGTATCCAACTCTCCACCGGTACGGCGCATGACGGTCCAGTGCAAATCATCAATTTCACCCATCAATGAATCTTCTGCGATCCAAGTAAACTGCGGGGTTTGATGCAGCGCCCATTTTTTAGGTAACTTAAAACGGCGAAAAATAAGATCGCTGGTAGGAAGCAACAGGCAAACGGAATGTGATAATGGATGTGACCTCAATTGGGATAATTGATCCCAGCTGTCCAGACGCTCAGGTGCTGATGCTACCCCAGCCTGTAGAGCACACCACCAAACGGGCGCATCCGGCGTTGAACCTAATCTGATAAAAAGTGCCTGTTTCATTATAAATATCCCTACTACTCAATAGTTCGATATCGATGTAACCAGCGGCTAGCTTCTCTGGTCTCTTCATCAAGGTACAAATTATCAACAAATCGCAGCGTCAAATTGTCGGTACGCCCGGTGGTATACACGGTGAAAAAATGACTGTTCACGGTCATATAACTGTCAGCGGAAGTCTCTTTGCCCTTCACCGGAAACTGCTTTTCCACCTGAGCCCGAAACGCCTCAACAGATTCCCATCCGCCATCAGGTCGCTTACCAATCAACTGACTAGCGTCATCCACCGTCAGCTCTCCCAAAAATAATCCTGAAAGCAGTGAGGACTGCTGTTTAGTCAGTGAATTAATATTCACTTTGGTTTTCGTATTGGGTAATGCACATAGCAATTTGCTCAACTTGGCATAAGACTCCAATGGAAACCCCGGCAGCAATTTCAGTTCACTGATGGTATACATCATCTGTTTAGCGGGTACCCTTGGCGGTTGCAGAGACTTAAAGGCTTCCACCGCCGCACTGGCTTTAGCGTTATCACTGCCGCCATCAATACCTAAATAGACCGTCAATTCGTTAAACAGCGTTTCTGCCGTTGCCGCATTAATACCGGCGCTAGTCATCAGGTACTCCACCACTTTTTGTGTCATCGCCTTTTCCCCAGGAAGGGGGGAAACCGCGCTGTTGTCCGGCGCTAACAGGCTGTTTACGTTAAAACAGGTTTGTGCATCAAACACCTGACTGTCTAACTGATAATCTTCCGTTTTTACGCTTATTGGCTGAGCCCAGGACTGCTCCAGTGAGCTGGCCTTTTTACCGTCGGCCAAATCATCGCCCAAACGGTGAATGGCTAATTGCACTGCGGCATCAGAGTTCCATCGTAAAGTTTGCTGACCCAGTTGAAACTGAATCTTCTGTAAGTTGCGCGTAAACTGCTGGCTAATACGGGCGGCTAACACCGACATTAATACCAGTAGAATCAGTATCACTAATAGAGCAACACCTCGCTGACGCCGTTTAGATCCGCTATTCATTTAGCACCTCCGGCATCCGGCGTGCTATTGCCTTGCGCGGGTGGCACAGCGTCGCCCGGTTTATCCGCATCCGGTTTTTGCTCACCTGCCGCCGGCGCGTTTTCATCGGTCCCCTGAACGCTTGCTGTTCCGCCTTTCGGCCAGTTACCCGGCGTCATAAACACCCAACGCCATACCGTATCGTCTTCTAGCGTTAGCGTGAGTTCGATACCTTTAGGTATCATTTCGGCCTCATCCCACTGGGCTTGCCAAGCGGTATTAAAAAAGCGCCAATCCATCTTTTTTACCCGGTCGATCATGGGGATTTTGGTCCAATCCTTGACGTTGGCACCATCCAGTACCGAAGCGACCCCCCGATAGACCTGATTATCTTTCAGCCACCATGACACCCGGATCAGATCGGCACTTTGTGGATTTCCCAAGCTAACCACACTGTCCTGAGTCGTCAGAACCAATATGCCGTCTCTCAGTTCAAACGCCGCACTGCTACCAACCGGAGCCCGAGGCATCGCCTGCGAAAAATCACGTTCCAATCGGCTATAGGTCATTTGCAGTTGGTTAAACCGGGCCGATTGCGCATCCGACACGGCTGCATTGCTCATTGAACCGGTTAATATCTGCCACGCCATCATGCTGATCATGGCAAATATCACCAGCGCAATGATGACTTCCATCATGGTAAATCCCTGCTGGCGGGCGCGCTTTAAGGTGTTCATTTCGTCCCCCCTCCAGCGAAGCATCACGCAGTGTGACTAACGGATGCTCTTCCTCACCTTCGCGGAATACGATAACTTCATTCACTTTTACGCCGGATGGCGTCTGCGCCAATCGCGCTTGCCAATACCAAGTTTGCCCGCCAATCTCTTCATTACCACTGGGTTGATCGGTAAAAGTACGGCGGTTCAACTTCGCCTCGGCCATCTGATTTTCTGCCACCCAACTCGCCCGTAAAGTTTCTCCCAACCGTACGGTATAGTGGCTGCTGACGGTCACGGTATTCATCAGTGCTAACGCTGCGCAAGAGAAGATAGCCATGGCCACCATGACTTCCAGCAGTGTCATGCCTTGCTCATGGCGCATCTTTCTCATCTTTAGCCTCTTTCGCATCATTACCGTAGCCGTTTACCACCTCAACCGGAGATGCCCCTTGAGAAACAACAGAATAGACATCTTTTCTGTCTTCGCCCTCGAACATCAGTCTGAATAAACTGATCTCACCATCCGGTAAAAAATAATTTGTGGAGGGTCATTTAAACTCAGCGCCATTTTCTGCGGCTCTAGAGTGACGCGCAGATCTTCCGGAAACTCCCCTTTTGTGCTGATTCGACCCGCCACCAGCGGCTGCCACTGTAAGCTATCTTGTGCCCCTTCTCCGTTCCCTTTCAGAACCATCAGTTGATACCCCTGATAGGTGAGCGTCAGGCCAACAATACTTCCCTCCATGACAGCCTTACTTGACCCATAATCCACCAAGGTCTTGAACTGTTCGCCAAACACCCCCGGCCCGCTTTTTGAAGGTAATGTCATCACCACCGCGGTGGCGCTGATGGCAAAAATCACCAGCGTTAACATGACTTCAAGCAGCGTAAAACCTCGGGAGCGATGGCTGGACATTATTTTTGTCCCGGTTCTGCTTCAGTTTTCTTGTCTATGTCCCAGTTGCTGACGTCATCTGCGGTGTTTGCCTCACCGTCCGGGCCAACGGAGAACACGTCAATCGCTCCATGCTCACCCGGGCTAACAATCAGATAGTCATTGTTCCACGGGTCGGTTGGCAGACGACGAATATAGCCATCAGAACGATAATTTTTAGGTACTGGCTGAAGTTCAGGTTTGGTCACCAACGCTTTAAGACCTTGGTCAGTGGTTGGGTAACGGCCGTTATCCAACTTGTACATATCAAGGGTATTTTCCAAGGCAACAATATCGCTCACCGCTTTTTGCCGGTCCGCACGCTCTTTGTTTCCCATCAGGTTAGGGATAACCAGGCTGGCTAGAACGCCCAAAATAACGATAACCACCATGATTTCCATCAGGGTGAAACCCGACTGGCTTCGCGCGCTATTTTTATTAACAATTTGATTTTTCATGATATTTTTAACTCACCATGTTATTAAGTTGCAGGATTGGTTGTAAAATTGACATGACGATGAACAGCACTATCGTCGCCATGGTAATAACCAATGCGGGTTCAAAAACGGCTAACGTTAATGTAATTCGATGCTGAAGGGCCTTATCCTGTGTATCTGCGGCGCGCTCCATCAGCGGCCCCAGCTCACCACTTTGTTCTCCCGATGCCACCATATACAGCATCATCGGTGGAAATAGTTGTGTTTGTTCCAAAGAGGAGTTCAGTGTTGCCCCTTGACGAACCTTGTCGGCAGCCTCGGTGAGTATTTCTCTGGCATACAGATTCTCTATCCCGTCTACCGAGATATTCATGGCTTCTAAGAGTGGAACGCTACTGGCCTGCAAAATACTGAGGGTACGAATATAGCGAGCACTGTTAATCGCTCGCACCAGCTTGCTGATCGGTGCGGAGCGCACCAACCATTTATGATAGCGCAGGCGGTTTTTTCCTTTAGATACCCAAGTACGGAATCCAAACACCCCACCAATAATGGCGATGAGGATATAAAGCCCGTAGTCCTGTAAGAAGTCACTCACGGCGATCAGCGTCCGCGTAGTTACCGGCAACCCCTGTTTCATATGAGTAAACTGTTCAATAACCTGTGGTACAACCGCCACCAACAGAATACAAATAACCGTCGTCGCCACCACCGTTAGCGTGATGGGATAAACCATTGCCTGAGTCAGCTTGCTTTTCATTTGTTGACGCTGATCGTTGTAATCAGCCAGCTTGTCGAGCACTTCTCCCAGATGGCCGGTTTTTTCACCTGCTGTCACTAGCGTGCGGTATAGATTGTCAAACGCCTGGGGATAATTGCCTAAAGCATCAGATAGGGAGTAGCCTTCCACCACTTTGTCGTGAATGTCATCAATGACTTTCGCCATGACTTCGTCTTCTGTCTGGCGAGCGATAACTTTCAGCGCACTTTCTAATGGCAATGCGGCATTGGTCAGCGTTGATAGCTGGCGGGTAAACAGCGCCAGTGAATTACTGGAAATCTTGCGCGAAAAAAACGATTTTTTACTGCCCGACTCGGCTTTGGTCTCTTCTATGCTGATGGGCGTCATGCCCTGTTCACGCAACTGTTGGCGTGCCTGCTTTGGCGTTTCCGCCTGCAAGGTACCTTTTTGGGTTTTGCCGTTTGGCAGTGTTGCCCGCCATGCGTAATGTGCCATTATGCTTCTCCGGATTCGTTTTGTTCAGCGGTAACGCGCATCACCTCTTCAATGGAGGTTTCACCACTGATAACTTTTAATAATCCGTTCTGCCGCAGGCTTCGAGTATGCTTACGCAATATCTCATCCAGCGTCATTTCATCTAGATTGTCGTTAATGGCTCGACGTAGTTCGGTATTCATCACTAGGAATTCATGGATACCGGCTCGTCCCTGATAGCCGCTTTCACGACATTGCTCACAGCCAACAGCACGGTAAATCACATCAGGTGGTTGAGGTAAAAAGTTATACATTGCCTTTTCTCTTGGCGAGAGTTCGGAGGTCGTGCGGCAATGTTTACAAAGGCGGCGCACCAGACGTTGTGCAATAACCCCTAATAATGAAGAACCGATCAGAAACGATTCCAACCCCATGTCCCGTAAACGGGTAACCGCACCGCAGGCGCTGTTGGTGTGAAGGGTCGACATAACTAGGTGACCGGTTAGTGATGCCTGCACCGCAATTTGCGCCGTTTCGCTATCACGAATTTCCCCGATCATCACGACATCAGGGTCCTGACGTAAAATAGCGCGCAGGCCACGTGCGAACGTCATCTCTACACGAGGGTTAACCTGAGTTTGTCCAACGCCTTCCAGTTCATATTCAATCGGGTCTTCTACGGTGAGAATGTTGCGCTCAAAGCTGTTGAGGGAAGAGAGCACCGCATACAGAGAAGTACTCTTACCGGAACCTGTCG
Above is a window of Limnobaculum parvum DNA encoding:
- a CDS encoding glycosyl hydrolase family 18 protein produces the protein MKLMKPNILALLIATLAAPAWAAVPGKPSLDSGNDKFAIVEVDQSAAAYKDLVKVHDSATVTVAWNIWSGDTGKTAKVLFDGKEVWSGSAGSNTGKATFAVKKGGRYQEQVEICNDSGCTKSDSKLVIVADTDGSHLLPLAPALKEKNKAFSKHTDKVVGAYFAEWGVYGREFPVDKIPAANLNHILYGFIPICGGEGINDSLKTIEGGNSFEALKRSCAGRQDFEVAIHDPWAAIQKPQTGVTAWDDPYKGNFGQLMALKQAYPNLKVLPSIGGWTLSDPFFKFGDKTKRDRFVASVKDFLKTWKFFDGVDIDWEFPGGGGENAALGSPEDKATYTALMRELRAMLSSLSAETGRTYELTSAIGVGGDKIANVDYGTAQQYMDHIFMMSYDFYGGWSMNDLGHQTALYAPSWKPDTNYTVDNGLKAMLAQGVDPKKLVVGAAMYGRGWTGVHGYTAGNPFTGTATNKVKGTWEAGVVDYRQIVNEYKGSGWTYTYDATAEAPYVFNASTGDLITYDDERSVKAKGQYVLDKGLGGLFAWEIDADNGDILNAMNESLLGTSSGGGGEVTPPAPVNQPPVATATDQNVTGPVQVTLDGSASMDPEGGALTYQWSRISGPTVTLSNANTAKAKFSAPAATTDQTYVFQLKVTDNKGLSNTIEVKVVNKAPKPNQAPVVNLTDSVTIVSGESLELHAQAGDPDGDTLTYQWTVPGELSPGATNTGDLSVTGPTVASNTTYNVSVMVSDGKTSTQASTRVTVTPPPAPEPTPEPEPEPTPTPNPDDGTSGGGSGGGATGSCSNPVDPAAASQPAWSASKVYNGGETVSYNNLVWKAKYWTQNNQPGFGADQWELVSKVKLSWRADLVYNGGETTSFNGSEWKAKWWTKGDEPGKGDVWVKQGASDCK
- a CDS encoding prepilin peptidase: MSSAEPLFFLLRGEYLWLLCLLSTLLGAIVGSFLGVVIERLPLMLNHQEGEPVLNLALPRSHCSQCLHVLHWWENVPIVSWLALRGRCSQCKIAIPARLLWIEVATALLFCLMAILMPSPERLLSSWILVSFLLALSLIDWWHMLLPDALTQPLLWLGLLINACGGAVNLADAVYGAVAGYLCLWLLYWLFWGLTGKEGLGYGDFKLLAALGAWLGWQALPFLCLIAGLLGMVIGGWKTWRAGKQMPFPFGPYLSISGAILFIFYNSHTYL
- the gspM gene encoding type II secretion system protein GspM, yielding MKEKLIAYFNAKAPRERVLMVLGVITLLWGLLFYGVWIPLQNAVQEGWQSISRSQDTISWMQEQAQERDLPAYQLIADDPKQAIEQSAAEAKITLAPVQVAANNADINIDNVPFSSLKSWLTTLNSTSGIRIETITMAPADNVGGVKVQLKLAWGPRG
- the gspL gene encoding type II secretion system protein GspL, with the translated sequence MKQALFIRLGSTPDAPVWWCALQAGVASAPERLDSWDQLSQLRSHPLSHSVCLLLPTSDLIFRRFKLPKKWALHQTPQFTWIAEDSLMGEIDDLHWTVMRRTGGELDTVAVRSAKLQEWLDACGNAGLKVIQALPDALLLPENPEGHTVVSLEDQWWVRYDTGACVVETPLLSDLLARLPQGTRRSYGDLPEGMATDEANPWQHPLLLIQERWRAERLNILHGVFSQTDNRSEVLKRWKKPLIFSVILAFCLSLFPQFAVLWNVKNRQNDLVQETQQVYQRYLPGNVPTSNLKYNFEKGINKAKSGFFTQLGQLDMMKQAYPDIEVRTVKYDGKSGTLTLDVSSMEKDRISEFVTQTQPIFGFTLQPGSTNPPYTGVLIGGDVAK
- the gspK gene encoding type II secretion system minor pseudopilin GspK, which gives rise to MNSGSKRRQRGVALLVILILLVLMSVLAARISQQFTRNLQKIQFQLGQQTLRWNSDAAVQLAIHRLGDDLADGKKASSLEQSWAQPISVKTEDYQLDSQVFDAQTCFNVNSLLAPDNSAVSPLPGEKAMTQKVVEYLMTSAGINAATAETLFNELTVYLGIDGGSDNAKASAAVEAFKSLQPPRVPAKQMMYTISELKLLPGFPLESYAKLSKLLCALPNTKTKVNINSLTKQQSSLLSGLFLGELTVDDASQLIGKRPDGGWESVEAFRAQVEKQFPVKGKETSADSYMTVNSHFFTVYTTGRTDNLTLRFVDNLYLDEETREASRWLHRYRTIE
- the gspJ gene encoding type II secretion system minor pseudopilin GspJ; its protein translation is MNTLKRARQQGFTMMEVIIALVIFAMISMMAWQILTGSMSNAAVSDAQSARFNQLQMTYSRLERDFSQAMPRAPVGSSAAFELRDGILVLTTQDSVVSLGNPQSADLIRVSWWLKDNQVYRGVASVLDGANVKDWTKIPMIDRVKKMDWRFFNTAWQAQWDEAEMIPKGIELTLTLEDDTVWRWVFMTPGNWPKGGTASVQGTDENAPAAGEQKPDADKPGDAVPPAQGNSTPDAGGAK
- a CDS encoding prepilin-type N-terminal cleavage/methylation domain-containing protein, whose protein sequence is MSSHRSRGFTLLEVMLTLVIFAISATAVVMTLPSKSGPGVFGEQFKTLVDYGSSKAVMEGSIVGLTLTYQGYQLMVLKGNGEGAQDSLQWQPLVAGRISTKGEFPEDLRVTLEPQKMALSLNDPPQIIFYRMVRSVYSD
- the gspG gene encoding type II secretion system major pseudopilin GspG codes for the protein MKNQIVNKNSARSQSGFTLMEIMVVIVILGVLASLVIPNLMGNKERADRQKAVSDIVALENTLDMYKLDNGRYPTTDQGLKALVTKPELQPVPKNYRSDGYIRRLPTDPWNNDYLIVSPGEHGAIDVFSVGPDGEANTADDVSNWDIDKKTEAEPGQK
- the gspF gene encoding type II secretion system inner membrane protein GspF, whose protein sequence is MAHYAWRATLPNGKTQKGTLQAETPKQARQQLREQGMTPISIEETKAESGSKKSFFSRKISSNSLALFTRQLSTLTNAALPLESALKVIARQTEDEVMAKVIDDIHDKVVEGYSLSDALGNYPQAFDNLYRTLVTAGEKTGHLGEVLDKLADYNDQRQQMKSKLTQAMVYPITLTVVATTVICILLVAVVPQVIEQFTHMKQGLPVTTRTLIAVSDFLQDYGLYILIAIIGGVFGFRTWVSKGKNRLRYHKWLVRSAPISKLVRAINSARYIRTLSILQASSVPLLEAMNISVDGIENLYAREILTEAADKVRQGATLNSSLEQTQLFPPMMLYMVASGEQSGELGPLMERAADTQDKALQHRITLTLAVFEPALVITMATIVLFIVMSILQPILQLNNMVS